The window AATCTCATAGCTCAAATGGTTAGAGCACCGGTCTTTTAAACCGGGGGTTGAAAGTTCAAATCTTTATGGGATTACAAAAACGGTTCCGTAGCTCAATTGGATAGAGCATGGGTTTTCTAAACCCAGGGTTAGAGGTTCAAGTCCTCTCGGAATCACAAAAAAGGTTCATGGAAACTTTCTGATCCGGCTGTCTCCCGGAAAAGAAACAGAAATGAACCCCAAAGCTGGAAAGATAACGGTGGTTGTTTACCCGTCTTGGACGCGGGAGGTCGCAAGTTCGAATCTTGCTTTCCAGACAATTTGTTCCATTAGCATAGGGGTACGTGCATTCGGCTTTCTACCGAAAAGACAAGGGTTCGATCCCCTTATGGAATACCCATAATTTCGTAGCTCAAGTGGTTAGAGTGTCGGTCTGATACACCGAAGGTTGAAGGTTCGAGTCCTTCCGGAATTACAATGATTTTGTAGCTCAAATGGTTAGAGCACCGGTCTGTTAAACTGGAAGTTGAAAGTTCGAATCTTTCCAGAATCGCAGGTAACTAATTGTTAATTGTTTCAGGAGAAAAAGTAAAAGTTTGTCGAGAGCAGAAGATCTTTACGCCAAACACGAAAAATAGAGACAGGCTTTTCTTCTCTCCGGATGAATTAGGAATTGAATAGTGATCATTTATAAATTTTTAGGTAAAATAAAGTTTGTCAAGCGCAGAAGTTCTTCAAACAAATTGAGACAGACTTTATTTTTTTAATCTGATGGTTCGCCGAAGTGGAAGAGTCGGGGCGGTCTGCAAAACCGTTGTATCAACTGAGTGGGTTTGAATCCCATAGCCATCTCAATGTAAAAACTATAGGAGATATAAGAATCTTTTATCAATGATCTTTTATCATCTATAACAAAGAATATCCTTTATTAATAAAAGGAAAAGGCTGTCGAGCGCAGAAGATCTTTAGTTAAACATTCAATATATGGACAGACCTTTTCTTTTTTTGAAAGGAAAAAAATGAGGAATTATGTAGTACTTATTGCTCATAAAATTTGGAAGTACGCCGAAGTTGGAGAGTCGGGGCAGACTGTAAATCTGTTGCTTCATTGCTGAGTAGGTTCGAATCCTACTACTTCCACCAACCGCTGATAATGTAACGGCAGCATGCAGGAAATGTACTCTTGTTGTTCAGGTTCGATTCCTGGTCAGTGGCTTAATGCTCTATTCGTCTAACGGTGAGGACGCCTGCCTTTCGAGCAGAAAATAAGGGTTCGATTCCCTTATAGAGTACTGGATGTGAATAGCTGGCCAATATTGAATGAATATAATACCATGAAAGTTCAGATTTTTTAAAAAATTGGCCAGTTACCATTCACATAAAAAATAAAGAAAAGAGAAAAAAGGACTGTCGAGCGCAGAAGATCTTTAGTCAATAAAAACAGACAGCCTTTTAATTTTTTTTAAATACAATACAATTAGGAAATGAGAAAGGTTTGTCAGGCGCAGAAGATCTTTACAAACACGAACAGGCATAGTTTATCAATAGACAAAGCTTTCTCAAACCTAAATACAATAAGAGCAATGAGCAATAAATAATAATAAAAGAGAAAATATTACTCATTACTAATAAGTGACGCCTCTCTATTCCAATTGGCAGAGAAAACGGCTTTAAACCCCGTAAAGTCCCAGTTCGAATCTGGGGAGAGGTACAGGATATAAGCAATGAATGATGAGTAATTGAACAGCATAAAAAATTACTTATTACTGATTATTCATTACTCATAAACTCTGCGGGAATGGTGGAATGGCAGACACTCTTGATTTAGGATCAAGCTTTTGGGGGTTCGAATCCCTCTTCCCGTACCAAACATAAAAGATCAGAGATCAATGATTGCTGAGCAATTGATCAACTATCATTGATCAATTATAATATGGAAGAGTGGTGTAGCAGGTCTGCACGTTAGTCTGAAAAACTGAAGGTACAGGTTCGATTCCTGTCTGTTCCACAAATATGAATGACCAATGATTGCTGAGCACTTTATCAATCATCATTGATCAATCATCAATTATAAAACTGATTCATAGTGTAATGGGCAGCACACAAGATTTTGATTCTTGGAGTTTAGGTTCGAGTCCTAATGAATTAACAACATTTACTCTGATGGTGTAATGGCAGCATCTCAGTCTCCAAAACTGATGGTATCGGTTCGAGTCCGGTTCGGAGTGCAAAAATAGAAAATGAGTGACAGGTTGTCATTCATCAATTATCAACAATCAATTATAATTTTAAAACATGTAGAAAAAATGGAAACGCAACAACAAACATGGCAGAATATGAATGGAAAAATTTTCCAACATTCTATCACAGAGCTGGTAGAACAAGCCATCATTCGCGAACAGGCTAACGGACACCGTCTGAAAGTATGTGTGGGATCAGACTCCCATGTATACGGAGAGGCGATCAGCTATGCTACGGCAGTAGTATTCATTCGTGAAGGAAAAGGAGCGTTTACCTTTATCAGAAAAGAAAGAGAAATACAGAGTATCAGTATCAAGGAGCGAATGCTGAATGAAGTCAACAAATCGGTTGAAATTGCATACGCGATCTGCTCTGTGCTGGATGCTTATGGTGTGGAAATGGAGGTACACGCAGACATTAATACCGACCCGGATTTTAAATCCAATGCAGCATTAAAAGATGCCATGGGATATATTCTGGGAATGGGTTATGTGTTCAAGGCGAAACCTTATGCTTTCGCAAGTTCCAACTGTGCTGATATGATGGTGTAATAAAGCTGGAAGAGGGATGTAAGAAGATGGAAGCTTAAAGAAATATAAGAAATTAAATCATGGAAAAAACAAAAAGATTATTATTTCTGGATGATATACGATACCCAATTGAGGCTTATCATTACACCAAACAGGATATGTTCCTCAGAAGCGACTGGCACATTGTTCGTAATTACGAGCAGTTCATCAGCAGGATTTTGGAAAAAGGACTTCCGGAAATGATTTCTTTTGACCATGATCTTGCAGACGAACATTATTTGAAACAAAATTCTCAGGAATTTATTGAAAAAACAGGATACGACTGTGCCAAATGGCTGATAGAATATTGCATGGACCATCATCTGGATCTTCCAAAATTCTATTGCCACTCCATGAATCCGGTAGGAAAAGAAAATATCTTAAGCCTGCTGCAAAACTTTAAAGAATGGTAATGGACATTTTTAGATTTATCAAGGATATAAGGACACATCTGGAACTCACATTTGACGAAGTCGACAGATGGTTTGAAACAGATAGTAAAACGTTGAATCATCAGCCTTCAAACGGAGGCTGGACGGTTCAGCAGATTTTAGAGCATATTTATCTTACGAATTTTTACCTGCTGATTCTTATTGAAAAAGGGTCAAAAAAAGCAATAAAAAATTCTTTAGATCTT of the Chryseobacterium aureum genome contains:
- a CDS encoding ribonuclease H-like YkuK family protein, coding for METQQQTWQNMNGKIFQHSITELVEQAIIREQANGHRLKVCVGSDSHVYGEAISYATAVVFIREGKGAFTFIRKEREIQSISIKERMLNEVNKSVEIAYAICSVLDAYGVEMEVHADINTDPDFKSNAALKDAMGYILGMGYVFKAKPYAFASSNCADMMV
- a CDS encoding cyclic-phosphate processing receiver domain-containing protein, producing MEKTKRLLFLDDIRYPIEAYHYTKQDMFLRSDWHIVRNYEQFISRILEKGLPEMISFDHDLADEHYLKQNSQEFIEKTGYDCAKWLIEYCMDHHLDLPKFYCHSMNPVGKENILSLLQNFKEW